A single uncultured Methanolobus sp. DNA region contains:
- a CDS encoding phenylalanine--tRNA ligase subunit alpha, with protein MSSQYNLTSNEKNVLIALENLKDASPDELAEKSKMKMETSMQAAFLLEEKGLTKVEETITEIFELTDEGKKYAQEGLPERQIIDAISGPTSMDDLKDKFNPAVAGIATGWLRRKGWAGIEKGMIVPTGNADKGEDEKTLEAFAGEAKTFDELGADKNVINDLIKRKLVAKTEDKKRKISITSEGKELVAAGISVEEEVAQLTSELLKSGEWKEKKFRPYNIHTAPRPVYGAKIHPYQRLIDEMRRIFLDMGFTEIKGEAVQSSFWNFDSLFQPQDHPAREMQDTFHLSSTSELPAEYKDKVCAAHENGGDTNSTGWGGKWSEDIARKNVLRTHTTALTIKYLADNPDAPVKAFSIDRAYRRETIDPTHTPEFEQLEGVVMDKDMSFSNLLGCLAEFYHRMGFEDVRFRPGYFPYTEPSVEPEVYVDGLGWVELGGAGVFRKEVTAPLGIKYPVLAWGLGVSRLAMLKLGLKDLRQLYHSDIDWLRKSEVCQL; from the coding sequence ATGAGCTCCCAGTACAACCTTACATCCAATGAGAAAAATGTATTGATCGCATTGGAAAATCTAAAAGACGCAAGTCCCGATGAGCTTGCTGAGAAGTCTAAAATGAAAATGGAAACTTCAATGCAGGCTGCTTTTTTACTTGAAGAGAAAGGACTCACGAAGGTAGAGGAAACAATTACCGAGATCTTTGAGCTTACAGATGAAGGAAAAAAGTATGCTCAGGAAGGACTGCCTGAAAGACAGATAATCGATGCAATTTCAGGTCCAACCTCAATGGATGATCTTAAGGATAAATTCAATCCTGCTGTTGCCGGCATTGCTACCGGATGGCTTCGCCGCAAGGGCTGGGCAGGAATTGAGAAAGGAATGATAGTTCCAACCGGCAATGCTGATAAAGGAGAGGATGAAAAGACTCTGGAAGCATTTGCAGGTGAAGCGAAGACATTCGATGAACTTGGAGCAGACAAGAATGTCATCAACGACCTGATAAAGCGTAAGCTTGTAGCTAAGACCGAAGACAAGAAAAGAAAGATCAGTATCACATCTGAAGGTAAGGAACTTGTTGCAGCAGGCATCAGTGTTGAAGAAGAGGTTGCACAGCTAACTTCCGAACTCCTGAAAAGCGGAGAATGGAAAGAGAAAAAGTTCAGACCATATAACATTCACACAGCTCCAAGACCAGTATACGGGGCAAAGATCCACCCATACCAGCGCCTCATTGACGAAATGAGACGTATCTTCCTTGACATGGGATTCACCGAGATCAAGGGAGAAGCAGTTCAGAGCTCATTCTGGAACTTCGATTCACTGTTCCAGCCACAGGACCATCCTGCAAGAGAAATGCAGGACACATTCCACCTTTCCAGCACATCAGAACTTCCTGCCGAATACAAGGACAAGGTCTGTGCAGCACATGAGAACGGCGGAGATACTAACTCAACCGGCTGGGGTGGAAAGTGGAGTGAGGACATTGCACGTAAGAATGTACTCAGAACCCACACAACAGCTCTCACTATCAAATACCTCGCAGACAACCCTGATGCTCCTGTAAAGGCTTTCTCAATTGACAGGGCATACCGCAGAGAGACGATCGATCCAACCCACACACCAGAATTCGAGCAGCTTGAAGGTGTTGTAATGGACAAGGACATGTCATTCTCAAACCTTCTGGGATGCCTTGCTGAGTTCTATCACAGAATGGGATTTGAGGATGTAAGATTCAGACCGGGATACTTCCCATACACAGAACCAAGTGTTGAACCTGAAGTTTACGTTGACGGACTTGGATGGGTTGAGCTTGGAGGAGCAGGCGTATTCAGGAAAGAAGTCACTGCACCACTTGGAATCAAATACCCTGTACTTGCATGGGGACTTGGAGTCAGCAGGCTTGCAATGCTGAAACTCGGACTCAAGGACCTGCGCCAGTTATATCACTCTGACATCGACTGGCTGCGCAAGAGTGAAGTATGTCAGCTTTAA
- a CDS encoding 50S ribosomal protein L16, translated as MVRKPASMYRNVRQRSYTRRKYMGGVPGSHIIHYDMGNKSAEFPVKVTLVVKERCQLRHTALEAARITANRAMVNAAGRTGFHIKLRVFPHEVLRENKQATGAGADRVSSGMRGAFGKNVGTAARVSAEQKIFTISVNKEHFVAAKEALRKAGQKLPTPVRIVVDQGMELVQ; from the coding sequence ATGGTAAGAAAACCAGCAAGTATGTACAGGAACGTCAGACAACGCTCATACACCAGAAGGAAATACATGGGTGGTGTGCCAGGTAGCCACATCATTCACTACGACATGGGTAACAAGAGCGCTGAGTTCCCGGTAAAGGTTACACTCGTAGTTAAAGAAAGATGCCAGTTACGCCACACCGCACTTGAAGCTGCACGTATCACCGCCAACAGGGCAATGGTAAACGCAGCAGGCCGTACCGGATTCCACATCAAGCTCAGAGTATTCCCACACGAGGTACTCAGAGAGAACAAGCAGGCTACCGGAGCAGGAGCAGACCGTGTATCCAGTGGAATGCGTGGAGCATTCGGAAAGAACGTAGGAACAGCAGCAAGAGTTTCAGCCGAACAGAAGATCTTTACAATATCTGTCAACAAAGAACACTTTGTAGCAGCAAAGGAAGCACTCAGAAAGGCTGGTCAGAAACTGCCAACCCCAGTCAGAATTGTAGTTGACCAGGGTATGGAACTTGTGCAGTAA
- a CDS encoding tryptophan--tRNA ligase, producing MNMKIDPWSALNIDDYSKLFDEFGIQPFDDMVREIENPHKFMSRKIIFGHRNYDRITDAMNNNKPFSVMSGFMPSGKIHLGHKMVMEEIIWHQQQGADAFVGIADREAHAVRGMSWEKCSDIGVNEYIISLIALGFEPNGHIYFQSGSDQVKDLAFELSSKANYSELSAIYGFTGETNVAHMLSAVTQSADILHPQLEEYGGPKPTVIPVGSDQDPHIRLTRGLGHKMNMFKIEGREDKEGNHYLSIRSKAAPEEALKEIAERIPGQTKLFEGHVDVLGAADFDTLIKIVQDVELEFGGYAFVPPSSTYHRFMSGLQGGKMSSSVPESYISLTEEPKGAAKKVKRAKTGGRMTLEEQKKLGGEPEKCSVYEMFLFHLVDDDEELAQIYTECRDGTRMCGHCKVLAAERTEKFLKEHQELREVAKDRLDEYGL from the coding sequence ATGAACATGAAGATCGACCCCTGGAGCGCATTGAACATTGATGATTATTCCAAATTATTCGATGAATTTGGTATTCAGCCATTTGATGATATGGTCCGGGAGATCGAGAATCCTCACAAGTTCATGAGCCGAAAGATAATCTTTGGTCACAGGAACTATGACCGCATTACTGATGCAATGAACAACAACAAACCGTTCTCTGTTATGAGCGGGTTCATGCCTTCCGGAAAGATCCACCTCGGACACAAGATGGTTATGGAAGAGATCATCTGGCACCAGCAGCAGGGTGCCGATGCATTTGTCGGAATTGCAGACCGTGAAGCTCATGCTGTCAGAGGCATGTCATGGGAAAAATGCAGTGACATTGGTGTCAATGAATATATCATCAGCCTGATAGCTCTTGGATTTGAGCCGAACGGACACATTTACTTCCAGTCAGGATCCGATCAGGTAAAAGACCTTGCATTCGAACTCAGTTCAAAGGCAAACTACTCCGAACTCAGTGCTATCTACGGTTTTACAGGCGAGACCAATGTCGCACACATGCTGAGTGCTGTGACACAGAGTGCGGATATACTCCACCCTCAACTTGAGGAATACGGCGGACCAAAACCAACCGTTATTCCTGTAGGTTCTGATCAGGACCCACACATCAGACTTACAAGAGGACTTGGGCATAAGATGAATATGTTCAAGATCGAAGGCAGAGAAGACAAGGAAGGTAACCATTATTTGAGCATTCGCAGTAAAGCAGCACCTGAAGAAGCCCTGAAGGAAATTGCAGAACGTATTCCAGGTCAGACAAAACTCTTTGAAGGACATGTAGACGTATTAGGTGCAGCAGATTTCGATACACTCATAAAGATCGTACAGGACGTTGAACTGGAATTTGGAGGTTATGCTTTTGTTCCGCCTTCATCCACATATCACAGATTCATGTCAGGACTACAGGGCGGAAAGATGTCAAGCAGTGTGCCTGAAAGTTATATTTCACTTACAGAAGAGCCAAAGGGTGCTGCTAAGAAGGTAAAAAGGGCAAAGACAGGCGGCAGAATGACCCTTGAGGAACAGAAGAAACTTGGCGGTGAGCCTGAAAAGTGCTCTGTATATGAGATGTTCCTATTCCACCTTGTAGATGACGATGAGGAACTTGCACAGATATACACTGAATGTCGTGATGGAACCAGAATGTGTGGTCACTGCAAAGTCCTTGCAGCCGAAAGGACAGAAAAGTTCCTGAAAGAACATCAGGAACTGCGTGAGGTCGCAAAGGACAGGCTTGACGAATACGGGCTATGA
- a CDS encoding ATPase domain-containing protein — protein MARVPTGIPGFDELIEGGFIENDVILLTGGPGAGKSTFGSQYLYAGITLYNEPGVYVTFEETPARIMRNMWRYGWDMERLIKENRLRIIRADPIAYGRYIKKTLEPDKHDHDSATLETVLKQIYASVKEINAKRLFIDSLTSLKISPDPVDVRHIILEFIKNIENFDCTTLITSEANVDPNHFSVEEYLAEGVICLKVNRIAGERIRSLEILKMRGVKHDEVLRPYVITDNGIFVYSSDSVIGKEADVFSPQRSSILGE, from the coding sequence ATGGCACGAGTACCCACAGGAATACCAGGATTTGATGAACTTATCGAAGGTGGGTTCATTGAAAACGATGTTATCCTCCTGACAGGAGGGCCCGGTGCAGGGAAATCCACTTTCGGATCACAATACCTGTATGCAGGAATTACATTATATAATGAGCCGGGAGTCTACGTCACTTTTGAAGAAACACCTGCCCGCATAATGAGAAATATGTGGAGATACGGATGGGATATGGAACGTCTCATCAAAGAGAACAGGCTCCGCATAATCCGGGCAGATCCTATTGCCTACGGACGCTACATCAAGAAAACACTGGAGCCTGATAAGCACGACCACGACAGCGCAACACTTGAGACCGTGCTAAAGCAGATCTATGCAAGTGTAAAAGAGATCAACGCCAAAAGGCTTTTTATTGATTCGCTGACATCCCTGAAAATATCCCCTGATCCGGTAGATGTCAGACACATTATTCTTGAATTCATCAAGAACATTGAAAACTTTGACTGCACCACGCTGATAACCAGTGAAGCAAATGTAGACCCCAACCATTTCAGTGTCGAAGAGTACCTTGCCGAAGGAGTTATCTGCCTTAAAGTCAACAGGATTGCCGGAGAAAGGATCAGATCACTTGAGATATTGAAAATGCGGGGTGTGAAGCATGACGAGGTGCTTCGCCCATACGTGATTACTGATAATGGCATTTTTGTCTATTCATCCGATTCTGTTATAGGCAAGGAAGCTGATGTGTTCTCCCCACAACGATCTTCGATTCTAGGGGAATAA
- a CDS encoding DUF166 family protein, whose product MRLSIFYSGEFGKKVVGNLINSDSFCVSCGDLCDHCREPRMSFAPMIMGLFELRTDLPDFVEDTDEYIPSNLPVADLIIAIDLHPDLMMSVPDIALSSNAKAVIIPVDDSRLVPAGLTEQIRKKLESQGIEFECPKPFCSLELTGKPTIDEFVKMGFGRPLLKIEVDHANGIFTHAEVLRDAPCGATWFVAKKLKWSDVKDYKEIISSAHHSYPCTASMEKDAQICDTILHEAGYIIRKSVEEAMDN is encoded by the coding sequence ATGCGTCTGAGCATTTTTTATTCAGGGGAGTTTGGAAAAAAGGTTGTAGGTAACCTTATCAACTCTGACAGTTTTTGTGTCTCATGTGGTGATCTCTGTGATCATTGTCGCGAACCAAGGATGAGCTTTGCACCTATGATCATGGGTCTTTTTGAACTAAGGACTGACCTGCCGGATTTTGTAGAGGACACAGATGAGTATATTCCGTCAAATCTTCCGGTGGCAGACCTGATTATTGCAATTGATCTTCATCCAGACCTTATGATGTCTGTACCCGATATTGCTCTGTCAAGCAATGCAAAGGCAGTTATAATCCCGGTTGACGATTCCCGTCTTGTTCCGGCAGGTCTTACCGAACAGATAAGGAAAAAACTTGAATCGCAGGGGATTGAGTTTGAATGTCCGAAACCTTTCTGCTCACTGGAATTAACTGGAAAACCCACAATCGATGAGTTCGTTAAAATGGGATTTGGTCGTCCTCTGCTTAAGATCGAAGTGGATCATGCTAATGGTATCTTCACTCATGCTGAAGTTCTTAGAGATGCTCCCTGCGGTGCAACATGGTTCGTTGCCAAGAAACTGAAATGGTCGGATGTAAAGGATTACAAGGAAATCATTTCAAGTGCTCATCATTCATATCCATGTACTGCAAGTATGGAAAAGGATGCGCAGATATGCGATACAATTCTACATGAAGCTGGATATATCATCAGAAAAAGCGTAGAAGAAGCTATGGATAATTAA
- a CDS encoding DUF1786 family protein, which yields MRILSIDVGTGTQDILLYDTDHEIENSLVMIMPSPTVIVAERIKKATLKGLDIILTGDVMGGGPSVRAIKNHMEKGFKVYATEKAALTIKDDIERVRSMGINIISDEETESLADGTENITLQDIDINALSNALAGFEVSMPEMIAVAVQDHGNSPQESNRIYRFRIFEKLIDEGGSFEQFAFSADTVPEDFTRMAAVARTLKKQDFIKDTIIMDTGPAAIFGALLDENAMQPAIVVNIGNGHTLAAIVKDNRVVALFEHHSSALDGEKLQKYIMDFASGKLSFKDIFDDGGHGCYIRETPGFDGIRSIMITGPRRNILMDMDEAKKDCVVWDKLHFASPYGNMMLSGCFGLLTVQLDKEL from the coding sequence ATGAGGATACTTTCTATAGATGTAGGGACCGGTACACAGGATATACTGCTTTATGATACTGATCATGAGATAGAGAACAGTCTTGTGATGATAATGCCATCACCGACGGTGATCGTTGCAGAAAGGATCAAAAAGGCAACCCTAAAGGGACTGGATATAATCCTGACTGGAGATGTCATGGGTGGTGGACCTTCTGTCAGGGCCATTAAAAATCATATGGAAAAAGGATTTAAGGTCTATGCTACAGAGAAAGCGGCCCTTACCATCAAAGATGATATTGAAAGGGTCAGATCAATGGGCATCAATATAATCTCTGATGAGGAAACGGAATCACTTGCTGATGGAACCGAAAATATTACCCTCCAGGACATTGATATTAATGCACTCAGTAATGCCCTTGCCGGTTTTGAAGTCAGCATGCCTGAAATGATCGCTGTGGCAGTACAGGATCATGGGAATTCACCACAGGAAAGCAACCGTATTTATCGCTTCAGGATATTTGAAAAACTTATAGATGAAGGCGGCAGCTTTGAGCAGTTTGCCTTCAGCGCAGATACGGTCCCGGAAGATTTCACCCGTATGGCAGCAGTTGCTAGAACCCTGAAAAAACAGGATTTCATTAAAGATACTATAATCATGGATACCGGCCCAGCGGCAATATTCGGTGCCTTACTTGATGAGAATGCAATGCAGCCTGCAATTGTTGTGAATATTGGAAATGGGCACACCCTTGCCGCTATTGTGAAAGATAATCGTGTTGTGGCATTGTTCGAACACCACAGCTCGGCACTTGACGGTGAAAAGTTACAGAAATATATAATGGACTTTGCCAGCGGAAAGCTTAGTTTTAAAGATATCTTTGATGATGGCGGACATGGTTGCTATATCCGTGAAACTCCGGGATTTGACGGCATAAGGTCAATAATGATCACCGGACCAAGGCGTAATATACTGATGGATATGGATGAGGCAAAAAAGGATTGTGTTGTCTGGGATAAACTGCATTTTGCGTCCCCGTATGGCAATATGATGTTATCGGGTTGTTTTGGCCTTCTTACAGTACAACTGGACAAAGAGCTCTGA
- a CDS encoding radical SAM protein, with protein MKTDHKNTDNKDIALVSIPGLSIKMDKKADFVQLKAHGPLKKACAPFLKKINQRLKEEKPAFVDDDKVIASTWLPPIPSKPFNRLLVAETQIALGRYIPETVSFEITRNCKCNCEHCVVSGGEGDLDIETIKQAIDDVLDMGAMVIVFTEGDPMLREEIYELIDYVDKERAIVNMYTPGTEMTPENARRLKEAGLHNLLVSIYSTEPEKHDAVRRLDGAFEFATNAIKTGLDAGLLVTMATHVSPKNIDELPAMYEFAREIGVHEFSLWESVPKKKDDPIISDGDRQKVLEMYHRINSTKGGPRIFANTYFEGEMLGCMAGQRWMHVCVDGLVKGCPYIPFHYGNIQDSSIKDIWTKIRKDKAFRGQRSTCLMQEKEYLQLVDKIPEDASKPYDIDKIQA; from the coding sequence ATGAAAACCGATCATAAAAATACAGATAATAAAGACATTGCATTGGTTTCAATACCCGGACTTTCAATCAAAATGGATAAAAAAGCTGACTTTGTTCAGCTTAAAGCACATGGACCGTTGAAAAAGGCCTGTGCACCTTTTTTAAAGAAGATAAACCAGCGCCTGAAGGAAGAAAAACCTGCTTTTGTTGATGACGATAAAGTAATAGCTTCAACATGGCTGCCACCAATTCCAAGTAAACCTTTTAACCGCCTGCTAGTAGCTGAGACCCAGATAGCTCTTGGCAGATACATACCTGAAACGGTTTCCTTTGAGATCACACGCAACTGCAAGTGTAATTGTGAGCACTGCGTGGTGAGCGGAGGAGAAGGCGACCTTGACATCGAAACTATAAAACAGGCCATCGATGATGTGCTTGACATGGGTGCAATGGTAATCGTTTTCACAGAAGGCGACCCGATGCTTCGCGAGGAAATCTACGAACTTATCGATTATGTGGACAAGGAACGGGCAATTGTCAATATGTACACCCCGGGAACCGAGATGACTCCTGAGAATGCACGCAGGCTTAAGGAAGCAGGACTGCACAACCTGCTGGTCAGCATCTATTCCACTGAACCAGAGAAGCATGATGCTGTGAGAAGACTTGACGGTGCGTTTGAATTTGCAACAAATGCTATAAAAACCGGACTTGATGCAGGACTGCTTGTTACAATGGCAACCCATGTTTCCCCGAAAAACATTGACGAACTGCCTGCAATGTATGAGTTTGCAAGAGAAATTGGTGTTCATGAATTCTCATTATGGGAATCCGTTCCGAAAAAGAAAGATGATCCTATAATCTCAGACGGTGACAGACAGAAAGTGCTTGAAATGTACCACCGTATAAACTCCACCAAAGGTGGGCCACGTATCTTTGCCAATACATACTTTGAAGGAGAAATGCTCGGATGCATGGCTGGCCAGAGATGGATGCATGTCTGCGTTGACGGTCTTGTAAAAGGATGTCCGTACATCCCGTTCCACTACGGAAACATACAGGACAGCTCAATAAAGGACATCTGGACAAAGATTCGCAAGGACAAAGCTTTCAGAGGCCAGCGAAGCACATGCCTGATGCAGGAAAAAGAGTATCTTCAGCTTGTGGACAAGATACCCGAGGATGCATCAAAACCTTATGATATTGACAAGATTCAGGCTTGA
- a CDS encoding DUF531 domain-containing protein: MLTLGIVNTYDKIKVLDAHYRAIARAAPICYAYGFSLALYDFPFKMDADELVEFVADKTTIGESGKYLKLLHEKKHLFVFDLPKKGFQAHFGSVVVTTSKPEQKFAITPETFADEIINNKSFLVLVGLGRKGLPKDLFSLARYHLDITSQGVSLETCTAIGCIPSYVMGIVRTKSSVK; encoded by the coding sequence ATGCTGACATTAGGTATAGTGAACACATATGATAAGATCAAAGTGCTGGATGCTCATTACAGGGCAATCGCAAGGGCTGCACCTATATGTTATGCATATGGATTTTCTCTTGCTCTTTATGACTTTCCTTTTAAGATGGATGCAGATGAGCTTGTGGAATTTGTTGCTGATAAAACAACGATCGGGGAATCCGGGAAATACCTGAAGCTACTGCATGAGAAAAAGCATCTTTTTGTTTTCGACCTTCCCAAGAAAGGTTTTCAGGCGCATTTTGGTTCTGTGGTTGTGACAACTTCAAAGCCTGAGCAGAAATTTGCCATTACTCCGGAAACCTTTGCAGATGAGATTATAAATAATAAATCCTTCCTTGTGCTTGTCGGGCTTGGAAGAAAAGGGCTTCCAAAGGATCTTTTCAGTCTTGCAAGGTATCATCTTGACATAACTTCCCAGGGTGTCTCACTTGAAACATGTACGGCGATTGGCTGCATACCTTCTTATGTTATGGGAATTGTTCGTACAAAGAGTTCAGTAAAGTAA
- a CDS encoding DUF362 domain-containing protein has protein sequence MADKVSIVKCDDYSKSKEYIIEALSMIGGLKSIISEGDRVLLKPNVLAARKPEDAVTTHPSIVAAMCELVKDAGGIPVIGDGAGITRPGATADAFRTSGIEEVARSQEVQLLNFQTEGYVEVAVPDAMRFSSLYISKAITDADVIISLPKMKTHELTYYTGAVKNMFGALPLKTRKEMHLLGDRKLFAEAVIDLYSIAKPHLAVMDAVIGMEGNGPAHGTPIKTGAIMASYDCVSLDVIASGMMGVDPMHVPTTVAALERGFGNRNPEVVGIDPQTVTQKYKPSNGGILFSLPPFVMRFFGKQFEMKPKINTSKCVLCGACAVNCSVKAIDEIDDHLVINKDKCIMCYCCRELCPANAVDIDMSLVAKIIITVKR, from the coding sequence ATGGCTGACAAAGTTTCCATTGTAAAATGTGATGACTATTCTAAATCCAAAGAATACATCATTGAAGCTCTTTCCATGATAGGTGGCCTGAAGTCCATCATCTCTGAAGGTGACCGGGTTCTTCTAAAACCAAATGTCCTTGCCGCACGTAAACCTGAGGATGCCGTAACAACTCATCCGTCTATAGTTGCCGCAATGTGTGAGCTGGTGAAGGATGCCGGTGGTATACCTGTAATTGGTGATGGTGCAGGAATCACCAGACCTGGCGCAACAGCTGATGCTTTTAGAACATCAGGCATTGAGGAGGTGGCTAGATCTCAGGAAGTTCAGCTACTTAATTTCCAGACAGAAGGTTATGTAGAAGTAGCAGTTCCTGATGCAATGCGTTTTTCAAGTCTTTATATTTCTAAAGCTATTACGGATGCAGATGTGATAATCTCACTTCCCAAGATGAAAACCCACGAACTTACATATTACACAGGCGCTGTCAAAAATATGTTCGGTGCATTGCCACTTAAAACAAGAAAAGAAATGCATCTTCTGGGTGACAGGAAACTCTTTGCTGAGGCTGTCATTGACCTATATTCAATTGCAAAACCTCACCTGGCTGTAATGGATGCAGTTATAGGTATGGAAGGCAACGGTCCTGCTCATGGAACTCCTATAAAGACCGGTGCAATCATGGCATCGTATGATTGCGTGTCACTGGATGTGATAGCTTCCGGCATGATGGGTGTGGATCCCATGCATGTCCCGACAACAGTTGCAGCTCTTGAACGTGGGTTTGGAAATCGGAATCCTGAAGTGGTAGGTATTGACCCGCAAACCGTCACACAGAAGTACAAACCATCAAATGGTGGCATTCTTTTCAGTCTTCCGCCTTTTGTTATGCGCTTCTTCGGAAAGCAGTTCGAAATGAAGCCAAAGATCAATACTTCTAAATGTGTGCTCTGCGGTGCCTGTGCAGTGAATTGTTCAGTGAAGGCGATCGATGAAATAGATGACCACCTGGTGATCAACAAGGACAAATGCATCATGTGCTACTGCTGCCGGGAACTCTGTCCTGCAAATGCAGTTGATATCGATATGTCCTTAGTGGCAAAGATAATCATAACAGTCAAAAGATAA
- a CDS encoding translation initiation factor IF-2 subunit beta encodes MEDYEALLDRAIANLPDMETTDARFVIPEPKIMVEGKTTILDNFNNIADVLNREPDHVMKYLTREMGTAGKIEGLRAVFQGRFSKEQIQSNIEAYVEEFVMCSECGRPDTQLTKMDRVLVLKCAACGAHRPVKKRRASAPVKQDSIEEGKEYDVRIDAVGSKGDGIAKVDKFTIFVPGAAKGETLKVRIKRISGTLAFSEKV; translated from the coding sequence ATGGAAGATTACGAAGCGCTTCTGGATCGTGCAATAGCAAACTTACCCGACATGGAGACTACGGATGCCCGTTTCGTAATCCCTGAGCCAAAGATCATGGTTGAGGGTAAGACCACGATCCTTGATAACTTCAACAATATTGCAGATGTCCTTAACAGGGAACCAGATCATGTGATGAAATACCTCACACGTGAAATGGGAACTGCAGGAAAGATAGAAGGACTTAGGGCAGTGTTCCAGGGTAGATTCTCCAAAGAACAGATCCAGTCCAATATCGAAGCATATGTTGAAGAATTCGTCATGTGTTCCGAATGTGGAAGACCTGACACCCAGCTTACCAAGATGGACAGGGTCCTTGTGCTTAAATGCGCAGCTTGTGGAGCACACAGACCGGTGAAGAAGAGACGTGCAAGTGCACCTGTCAAGCAGGATTCCATTGAAGAAGGCAAAGAATACGACGTTCGTATCGATGCAGTCGGCTCAAAAGGCGATGGAATTGCAAAGGTTGACAAGTTCACTATCTTTGTACCTGGTGCTGCAAAGGGTGAAACCCTCAAAGTAAGAATAAAGAGAATCAGCGGAACCCTCGCATTCTCTGAAAAAGTGTGA
- a CDS encoding PEF-CTERM sorting domain-containing protein → MKKLLIMMLILLLAFTQMAAAQMPVVDGYLEWNHKNGAEQTTDMLDCSDYDPVLGDGYLHWVVTPDANFADAYIQVGDDGDWFQMDTSKTSGTMRHFYTEPYYTEDELADMNVTMEYYGTASDKTKITLSHYCPGDDYEVPEFPMIALPIAAIIGLAFIFQRRKE, encoded by the coding sequence ATGAAGAAATTATTAATAATGATGCTGATACTGCTGCTTGCCTTTACACAAATGGCAGCCGCACAGATGCCAGTTGTAGATGGTTATCTTGAATGGAATCACAAAAATGGCGCAGAGCAGACTACAGATATGTTGGATTGCAGCGACTATGACCCGGTACTTGGAGACGGATATCTTCACTGGGTTGTCACACCTGATGCAAACTTTGCTGATGCATATATTCAGGTTGGAGACGATGGTGACTGGTTCCAGATGGACACATCCAAGACCAGCGGTACTATGAGACATTTCTATACTGAACCATATTATACTGAAGATGAACTAGCAGACATGAACGTGACTATGGAGTACTATGGAACAGCTTCAGATAAGACAAAAATAACACTTTCACACTACTGCCCAGGAGATGATTATGAGGTACCAGAATTCCCAATGATCGCTCTGCCAATTGCAGCAATTATTGGACTTGCATTCATCTTCCAGCGCAGAAAGGAGTAA